From one Mycobacterium colombiense CECT 3035 genomic stretch:
- a CDS encoding non-ribosomal peptide synthetase produces the protein MAADPDAVAIVDRAQSLTYGELDRWSTRLARVLIEAGVGPESAVGVAMGRSTELVVAWWAVQKAGGVYVPVDPAHPVERIATVLDSVDALCVLTRDADTVAGARTRPVLRIDGLDLYGRCAEAITDTDRLAALGPDNTAYVIFTSGSTGTPKGVAVTHGGLPGVAAAHREVFGLGADTRMLAVLSPTFDAALGELLVAVGSRGALVVAPPEVYAGEALTALLQEQRVTAAVMTPTLLSSLDRTRLDELSTLIVGGEACPDELVTAWAPGRRMFNGYGPTETTIWATTAPLLAGQPVRIGTPLPGIRALVLDARLNPAPIGVVGELYLGGPAVACGYLGRPDLTAERFVADPYGPAGARLYRTGDLVRWTLGGTLDYLGRADAQIKLRGHRIELGEVENTLLGCPQVARAAATVREGGAGSHLVAYVTLEQTTTAEHDAETVEAWQHLYDEAYGADAESPEFGMDFRGWNSSYTGDPIPLEQMMEWRSAAVDRILELHPARVLEIGVGSGLLLSQLAPVCSEYWATDFSAPTIQRLQDDVAAQPWGDRVRLRVQPADAADALPEGHFDLVVLNSVVQYFPSARYLTDVLAVAMRLLAPGGALFIGDVRNHTLQGAFQTGVALARTTDAAADATEIRQRLHHAMLGEAELLLAPEFFTTWANEEPSVAGLDIEVKRGVADNELNRYRYDVSIHKAPAPARSMATADSWAWAECAGLDGLHDRLVSIRPNAVRVTEIPRAGLIGDVHIEQALAGGLPLADALAHAEGAEAVVPERLYGLGETTGYHVAVTWGTQPGTVEAVFIAAADAERNPALTDVYLPPDGAHRCRTHANDPQTNSKITAVRQQLSAWLPEYMVPAHIVVLDEFPLTSSGKLDRKALPEPVFATTSFRAPQTETEKTVAGIYAKVLGIDKVGVDDSFFDLGGDSLSAMRLIAAVNTALDADLSVRAVFEAPTVAQLAPRIGQGGGLEPLVPVERPPVVPLSFAQSRLWFIDQLQGPSPLYNVVVPLRLSGRLDADALGAALSDVVGRHESLRTLFPAIEGIPQQVVIPAERADVGWDVIDATGWPADRLEEAIGAAVRHRFDLATEIPLRAWLFRVADGEHVMVAVVHEIAADGWSTTRLVRDMSVAYTSRCAGRAPDWAPLPVQYVDYTLWQRAQFGDLDDKDSRIAAQLAYWERTLAGMPERLQLPTDRPYPPVADHRGARVTLEWPAQLQQQVARVAREHNATGFMVTQAALAVLLAKLSASSDVAVGFPIAGRRDPALDELVGFFVNTLVLRVDLTGDPTVAELLAQVRARGLAAYEHQDVPFEVLVERLNPARSLAHHPLIQVVFAWNNFPGQVNDSATGLSLNDLQVTPLTGDTQTAKMDVVFFLKERWTEAGEPAGISGTVEFRTDVFDTETIQAMVERLERVLGAMTADPTRRLSSVDLLDACEHARLDEIGNRAALSRPAAAVSIPALFAAQVARAPEAVAVTFGSRCVTYRELDEASNRLAHLLADRRVGAGACVALLFSRSVDAVVAMLAVLKAGAAYLPIDPAAPAERIEFLLADAAPVAAITTTELAHRLHGHGLMIVDVDDPAVDRQPSTALLAPAPEDIAYLIYTSGTTGVPKGVAITHQNLTQQWESLNAGLPPGRVWTQCHPYVFDFSVWEIWGALLHGGRLVVVPEPVTGSPQDFHALLIAERVSVLTQTPSAVAALPTEGLDSVALLVGGEACAAEVVDRWAPGRVMVNAYGPTEVTVYASMSAPLAAGSGAVPIGAPVPGAALFVLDGWLRPVPAGVVGELYVAGGGLACGYVGRAGLTGSRFVACPFAAPGQRMYRTGDLVWWGADGQLRYVGRADEQVKIRGYRVELGEIQAALAALDGVEQAVVIAREDRPGDKRLVAYVTESSTGTVDPAALRTQLVERLPEYMVPAAVVVLAALPLTSNGKLDTRALPAPGYQNGGYRAPAGPVEEILAGVFAEVLGLERVGVDDSFFDLGGDSLLAMRLVAAIETGLDADLSVRTVFEAPTVTQLALRVGADGGRREPLVAFERPAVVPLSFAQQRLWFIDQLLGPSPMYNMVAALRLSGSLDVEALGAALADVVARQESLRTVFPAVEGIPRQVVIPREQVDFGWQVVDATGWSEGRLGDAIGAAVRHSFDLATEIPLRVRLFRVADDEHVLVAVVHHIAGDGLSMTPLVSDLGVAYASRCAGHAPGWAPLAVQYADYTLWQRGQLGDVADADSPIAAQLAYWEQELAGLPERLALPTDRPYPPVADYRGAHVVVDWPAELQQQIARVAREHNATSFMVIQAALAVLLSKLSASNDVAVGFPIAGRGDPALDQLVGCFVNTLVLRMQVAGDPTVAQLLAQVRQRSLAAYEHQDVPFEVLVERLNPTRALNHHPLVQVLLAWQNFAGQDNDRVAGPAVGDLQVTPLSAETRTARMDLTFTLGEQWNAAGEPAGIGGSVEFRTDVFDAATIHALITKLERVLVAMTADPRRRLSSMDLLDAAEHARLDEWGNRAALTQPAAAVSIPASFAAQVARTPEAAAISCAGRSMTYRELDEASNRLAHLLSGHGVGPGERVALLLSRSAEAIVAIMAVLKTGAAYLPIDPAHPDARIGFLLADAGPIAAISTAELAHRLDGHDLLVLDVNDSAVDSQPSTALPAPAAEEIAYLIYTSGTTGVPKGVAITHHNVTQLLGALDVRMDLAGQVWSQWHSLAFDVSVCEMWGALLYGGRLVVAPESVARSPEDFHALLVAEQVTVLSQTPSAFYALQTADALQPELGRQLKLEAVVFAGEALEPQRLGTWLHHHPGTPRLFNLYGTTETTVHASFREIVHGDAENASSPVGVPLAHLGFFVLDASLRPVPAGVVGELYVAGTGVGIGYVGRAALTGSRFVACPFGGAGAPGHRMYRTGDLVSWGTDGQLRYLGRADEQVKIRGYRIELGEIRAALAALDGVEQAVVIAREDRPGDKRLIGYITGTAEPAETRSGLAERLPAYMVPAAVVALDALPLTANGKLDRRALPAPEYTEGDGYRAPATLTEEILAGVYADVLGLERVGVDDSFFDLGGDSLSAMRLIAAINASLDANLAVRTLFHAPTVRSLSRQLGQDASEIEVVPVEFLKEGTGDPLFCIHPGGGLVWPYHALGNYLDCPIVGIQQIPQNGEVEAASIRDMARNYADRIQGIDPAGPYHLLGWSFGGVVAHEIAIELQRRGCSVAHLILLDALRIDSGASLPAMGEQDVLEEVLRFCHIDVPVRDAPLTYERVEELLRERGIVEFARYKQLLDLGVHNIDSNRALSEGHEPGVFDGDVTIFSAVGDEGDQSLPPRQSWRPYVTGDINSYPVDCGHQEMMNPESLGLYGRQLKFLLEPEGARTE, from the coding sequence GTGGCCGCTGACCCGGACGCGGTGGCGATCGTCGATCGCGCCCAAAGCTTGACCTACGGCGAGCTCGACAGGTGGTCGACGCGGTTGGCGCGCGTGCTGATCGAGGCGGGGGTGGGCCCGGAATCCGCGGTGGGCGTCGCGATGGGCCGGTCCACCGAGCTGGTGGTGGCGTGGTGGGCGGTGCAGAAAGCCGGCGGCGTGTATGTGCCGGTGGATCCCGCTCACCCCGTCGAGCGGATCGCCACGGTGTTGGATTCGGTGGACGCGCTGTGTGTCCTGACCCGCGATGCCGACACGGTGGCAGGGGCCAGGACGCGCCCGGTGCTGCGCATCGACGGCCTGGACCTGTACGGGCGGTGCGCCGAGGCGATCACGGACACCGACCGCCTGGCGGCGCTGGGACCGGACAACACCGCGTACGTGATCTTCACGTCGGGGTCCACCGGTACTCCCAAGGGCGTGGCGGTCACCCACGGTGGTCTGCCCGGGGTAGCCGCGGCCCACCGCGAGGTGTTCGGGCTGGGCGCGGATACCCGAATGCTGGCGGTGCTCTCCCCGACATTCGACGCCGCGCTCGGCGAGTTGTTGGTCGCGGTGGGATCGCGCGGAGCGTTGGTGGTTGCGCCGCCGGAGGTTTACGCCGGCGAGGCTCTGACCGCACTGCTGCAAGAGCAACGCGTCACCGCGGCGGTGATGACCCCGACGTTGCTGTCGTCGCTGGATCGGACCCGGCTGGATGAGTTGTCCACCCTGATCGTCGGCGGCGAGGCCTGCCCGGACGAGCTGGTGACCGCATGGGCGCCGGGACGGCGCATGTTCAACGGCTACGGCCCCACCGAGACCACTATCTGGGCCACCACGGCGCCGCTGTTGGCGGGGCAGCCGGTCCGCATCGGCACCCCGCTCCCCGGGATACGCGCGCTGGTGCTCGACGCGCGGCTGAATCCCGCCCCGATCGGGGTGGTCGGCGAGCTGTATCTGGGCGGACCGGCGGTGGCGTGTGGCTATCTGGGCCGGCCGGACCTGACCGCGGAACGGTTCGTGGCAGATCCCTACGGGCCCGCAGGCGCGCGGCTCTATCGGACCGGCGACCTGGTGCGCTGGACGCTCGGCGGAACCCTGGACTATCTCGGCCGTGCCGACGCACAGATCAAGCTGCGCGGACACCGCATCGAACTCGGCGAAGTCGAAAACACCCTGCTGGGCTGCCCGCAGGTCGCCCGGGCCGCCGCCACCGTGCGTGAGGGCGGAGCCGGCTCGCATCTGGTCGCCTATGTCACGCTCGAGCAGACCACCACCGCCGAGCACGACGCCGAAACCGTCGAAGCGTGGCAACACCTGTATGACGAGGCGTACGGCGCCGACGCGGAGTCGCCGGAGTTCGGCATGGATTTCCGCGGCTGGAACAGCAGCTACACCGGCGATCCGATCCCGCTCGAGCAGATGATGGAGTGGCGTTCGGCCGCGGTCGATCGGATCCTCGAGTTGCATCCCGCGCGGGTGCTGGAGATCGGCGTGGGTTCGGGGCTGTTGCTTTCCCAGTTGGCCCCGGTGTGCTCCGAATACTGGGCCACCGACTTCTCGGCGCCGACGATTCAGCGCCTGCAGGACGACGTGGCCGCGCAGCCGTGGGGGGATCGGGTGCGGTTGCGGGTGCAGCCCGCCGATGCTGCAGATGCGTTGCCGGAGGGCCATTTCGATCTGGTGGTGCTCAACTCGGTGGTCCAGTACTTCCCGAGCGCGCGCTATCTGACTGATGTGCTTGCGGTCGCGATGCGATTGCTGGCGCCGGGCGGCGCACTGTTCATCGGCGACGTGCGCAACCACACCCTGCAGGGCGCGTTTCAGACCGGCGTCGCGCTGGCCCGCACGACGGACGCGGCCGCCGACGCCACCGAGATTCGCCAACGACTTCACCACGCCATGCTCGGCGAAGCCGAATTGCTGCTCGCCCCAGAGTTTTTCACAACTTGGGCGAACGAGGAGCCGTCGGTGGCCGGACTCGACATCGAAGTCAAACGCGGAGTGGCCGACAACGAACTCAACCGGTACCGCTACGACGTCAGCATCCACAAAGCCCCGGCACCGGCGCGGTCCATGGCCACCGCGGACAGCTGGGCGTGGGCCGAATGTGCGGGCCTGGACGGGCTGCACGACCGGTTGGTATCGATACGTCCCAACGCTGTTCGCGTCACCGAGATCCCGCGCGCGGGACTGATCGGCGACGTCCACATCGAGCAAGCCCTCGCCGGCGGGCTGCCACTGGCTGACGCCCTGGCGCACGCCGAGGGCGCCGAAGCCGTTGTCCCCGAACGGTTGTACGGCCTTGGCGAGACCACCGGATATCACGTCGCGGTCACCTGGGGCACACAACCGGGCACCGTGGAGGCGGTGTTCATCGCTGCGGCCGACGCCGAGCGGAACCCGGCGCTGACCGATGTGTATCTGCCACCTGACGGGGCTCACCGATGCCGCACTCACGCCAACGATCCCCAAACCAACAGCAAGATCACCGCGGTGCGCCAGCAATTGAGCGCGTGGTTGCCGGAATACATGGTGCCTGCGCACATAGTGGTGCTCGACGAGTTCCCGCTGACCTCCTCGGGCAAGCTCGACCGAAAGGCCTTGCCGGAACCGGTGTTTGCCACCACATCCTTCCGGGCGCCGCAGACCGAGACCGAAAAAACCGTCGCCGGCATCTACGCCAAGGTGCTGGGCATCGACAAGGTCGGGGTCGACGACTCGTTCTTCGACCTGGGCGGGGATTCGCTGTCGGCGATGCGTCTGATCGCCGCGGTCAACACCGCTCTGGATGCCGATCTTTCGGTGCGTGCGGTGTTCGAGGCGCCCACGGTGGCCCAATTGGCACCCCGCATCGGTCAAGGAGGGGGCCTGGAACCGCTGGTGCCCGTTGAGCGGCCACCGGTAGTGCCGTTGTCGTTTGCCCAGAGCCGGTTGTGGTTTATCGACCAGTTGCAGGGGCCGTCACCGCTGTACAACGTCGTGGTGCCGTTGCGGCTGAGTGGGCGCCTTGATGCGGACGCGCTGGGTGCGGCGCTTTCCGATGTGGTGGGCCGCCACGAGAGCCTGCGCACCCTGTTCCCGGCGATCGAGGGGATACCCCAGCAGGTGGTGATCCCGGCCGAGCGGGCCGACGTCGGCTGGGACGTCATCGACGCCACCGGGTGGCCGGCTGACCGGCTGGAGGAAGCCATTGGCGCCGCGGTGCGGCACCGATTCGACCTGGCCACCGAGATCCCTTTGCGCGCATGGCTTTTCCGCGTCGCCGACGGCGAACACGTGATGGTGGCCGTAGTGCACGAGATCGCCGCCGACGGCTGGTCGACGACCCGGCTGGTGCGTGACATGAGTGTGGCCTATACCAGCCGGTGCGCGGGGCGGGCCCCCGACTGGGCGCCGTTGCCGGTGCAGTATGTCGATTACACGCTGTGGCAACGAGCGCAGTTCGGCGATCTCGACGACAAGGACAGCCGGATCGCCGCGCAGCTGGCCTACTGGGAGCGGACGCTGGCCGGAATGCCCGAGCGGCTGCAGCTACCCACCGATCGGCCCTACCCGCCGGTGGCCGATCACCGCGGCGCCAGGGTGACGCTCGAGTGGCCGGCGCAGCTGCAGCAGCAGGTCGCCCGGGTGGCGCGCGAGCACAACGCGACGGGTTTCATGGTGACGCAGGCCGCCCTGGCGGTGCTGCTGGCCAAGCTCAGCGCCAGCAGCGATGTGGCCGTGGGCTTCCCGATCGCCGGACGCCGCGACCCCGCGCTCGACGAGCTGGTCGGGTTTTTCGTCAACACGTTGGTGCTGCGCGTCGATCTGACCGGCGATCCCACCGTGGCCGAGTTGCTGGCGCAGGTGCGGGCGCGCGGCCTGGCCGCCTACGAGCACCAGGACGTGCCCTTCGAAGTGCTTGTGGAGCGGCTCAATCCCGCCCGATCGTTGGCCCATCACCCGCTGATCCAGGTGGTGTTCGCCTGGAACAATTTCCCCGGGCAAGTCAATGACTCCGCGACCGGACTGAGCTTGAATGACCTCCAGGTCACGCCGCTGACCGGGGACACCCAGACCGCGAAAATGGACGTGGTCTTTTTCCTCAAGGAGCGCTGGACCGAGGCCGGTGAACCGGCCGGCATTTCCGGGACGGTGGAATTCCGCACCGACGTGTTCGACACCGAAACCATCCAGGCGATGGTCGAGCGGTTGGAGCGGGTGTTGGGGGCGATGACGGCGGATCCCACCCGGCGGCTTTCGTCGGTGGATCTGCTGGATGCGTGCGAGCACGCTCGGTTGGATGAGATTGGTAACCGGGCGGCGTTGAGCCGGCCCGCGGCGGCGGTGTCGATTCCGGCGTTGTTCGCCGCGCAGGTGGCCCGCGCCCCGGAGGCGGTGGCGGTGACGTTCGGTAGCCGCTGTGTGACGTATCGGGAGCTCGATGAGGCGTCGAATCGGTTGGCGCACCTGCTGGCCGATCGGCGGGTGGGCGCGGGAGCTTGTGTGGCACTGCTGTTTTCCCGTTCGGTCGATGCGGTCGTGGCGATGTTGGCGGTGCTCAAGGCGGGGGCGGCGTATCTGCCGATCGATCCGGCGGCGCCGGCGGAGCGGATCGAATTCCTGCTCGCCGACGCCGCGCCGGTCGCGGCGATCACCACCACCGAGCTAGCCCACCGGCTGCACGGGCACGGTCTGATGATCGTCGACGTCGACGATCCCGCGGTTGACAGGCAACCCAGCACGGCACTGTTGGCGCCGGCCCCCGAGGACATCGCCTACCTGATCTACACCTCGGGCACCACCGGTGTGCCCAAAGGCGTGGCGATCACCCATCAGAACCTCACCCAGCAATGGGAATCGTTGAACGCCGGCCTGCCGCCGGGACGGGTGTGGACGCAGTGCCACCCCTACGTCTTTGACTTCTCGGTGTGGGAGATCTGGGGAGCGTTGCTGCACGGTGGGCGCCTCGTCGTGGTGCCTGAGCCGGTGACCGGCTCGCCGCAAGACTTCCACGCCTTGCTGATCGCCGAGCGGGTCAGCGTGTTGACCCAGACGCCGTCGGCGGTGGCGGCGTTGCCGACAGAGGGGCTGGACTCGGTGGCGCTGTTGGTCGGTGGCGAGGCGTGTGCGGCCGAGGTGGTGGATCGGTGGGCGCCGGGGCGGGTGATGGTCAACGCCTATGGCCCAACCGAGGTCACGGTGTATGCGTCGATGAGCGCGCCGCTGGCCGCGGGATCGGGTGCGGTGCCGATCGGTGCGCCGGTGCCCGGGGCGGCGTTGTTCGTGCTTGATGGCTGGCTGCGCCCGGTGCCCGCCGGGGTGGTCGGGGAGCTGTATGTCGCCGGCGGGGGACTGGCTTGTGGGTATGTGGGCCGGGCCGGTTTGACCGGGTCGCGGTTTGTGGCGTGCCCGTTCGCGGCGCCGGGGCAGCGGATGTATCGCACCGGGGATCTGGTGTGGTGGGGTGCTGATGGGCAGCTGCGGTATGTGGGCCGCGCCGATGAGCAGGTCAAGATCCGCGGGTATCGCGTCGAGCTCGGCGAGATTCAGGCGGCGCTGGCCGCCCTGGACGGTGTGGAGCAGGCCGTCGTGATCGCCCGCGAGGACCGCCCCGGCGACAAGAGGCTGGTGGCCTACGTCACCGAATCGAGCACCGGGACAGTCGATCCCGCCGCGCTGCGCACTCAGCTGGTCGAGCGGCTGCCGGAGTACATGGTGCCCGCGGCGGTGGTGGTGTTGGCGGCGCTGCCGCTGACCTCCAACGGCAAACTCGACACCCGCGCGCTGCCGGCGCCGGGGTATCAGAATGGCGGGTATCGCGCCCCGGCCGGCCCGGTCGAAGAGATTCTGGCCGGCGTGTTCGCCGAGGTACTCGGGCTCGAGCGGGTCGGGGTCGACGATTCCTTCTTCGATCTGGGTGGCGATTCGCTGTTGGCGATGCGCCTGGTCGCCGCGATCGAGACCGGCTTGGATGCCGACCTTTCGGTGCGCACCGTGTTCGAAGCGCCCACGGTCACCCAGTTGGCGCTGCGCGTTGGTGCCGATGGCGGCCGGCGGGAGCCGTTGGTGGCTTTCGAGCGGCCGGCGGTGGTGCCGTTGTCTTTTGCCCAGCAGCGGTTGTGGTTCATCGACCAATTGCTCGGGCCTTCACCGATGTACAACATGGTGGCGGCGTTGCGGCTCAGCGGAAGCCTGGACGTCGAGGCGTTGGGGGCGGCGTTAGCCGATGTGGTGGCCCGCCAGGAAAGCCTGCGCACGGTGTTCCCCGCCGTCGAGGGGATACCCCGGCAGGTCGTTATCCCTAGGGAACAAGTCGATTTCGGCTGGCAGGTAGTGGATGCCACCGGCTGGTCGGAAGGCCGGCTGGGCGACGCGATCGGTGCCGCGGTGCGTCACTCGTTTGATTTGGCCACCGAGATCCCTTTGCGGGTACGGCTTTTCCGTGTTGCCGATGACGAACACGTGCTGGTGGCGGTGGTGCACCATATCGCGGGTGACGGCTTGTCGATGACCCCGCTGGTATCGGATCTGGGGGTGGCGTATGCCAGTCGGTGTGCGGGTCATGCCCCGGGTTGGGCGCCGTTGGCGGTGCAGTATGCCGATTACACGCTGTGGCAGCGTGGGCAGCTCGGTGATGTGGCCGATGCCGACAGCCCGATCGCGGCGCAGCTGGCCTACTGGGAGCAGGAGCTGGCCGGGCTTCCCGAGCGGCTGGCGCTGCCCACCGATCGGCCCTACCCGCCGGTGGCCGATTACCGCGGCGCTCACGTGGTCGTGGACTGGCCGGCAGAGCTGCAGCAGCAGATCGCTCGGGTCGCCCGCGAGCACAACGCCACCAGCTTCATGGTGATCCAGGCCGCCCTGGCGGTGCTGCTGTCCAAGCTCAGCGCCAGCAACGACGTCGCGGTCGGGTTCCCGATCGCCGGACGCGGCGATCCCGCTCTCGATCAGTTGGTGGGTTGCTTCGTCAACACCTTGGTGCTGCGGATGCAGGTTGCGGGGGATCCCACCGTGGCCCAGCTGCTGGCCCAGGTGCGTCAGCGCAGCCTGGCCGCCTACGAGCACCAGGACGTGCCCTTCGAGGTACTGGTCGAGCGGCTCAACCCGACCCGGGCCCTCAATCATCACCCGCTGGTGCAGGTGTTGTTGGCCTGGCAGAACTTCGCCGGGCAAGACAATGACCGTGTGGCCGGGCCGGCCGTGGGTGATCTGCAGGTCACGCCCCTGTCGGCGGAAACCCGAACCGCCCGAATGGATTTGACATTCACCCTGGGCGAACAGTGGAACGCCGCCGGTGAGCCCGCGGGGATCGGCGGGTCGGTGGAGTTTCGCACCGATGTGTTCGACGCGGCCACCATCCATGCGCTCATCACGAAGCTGGAGCGGGTGTTGGTGGCGATGACCGCCGACCCTCGACGGCGATTGTCGTCGATGGATCTGCTCGATGCGGCTGAGCACGCCCGCCTGGACGAGTGGGGTAACCGGGCGGCGTTGACCCAGCCGGCGGCAGCAGTGTCGATTCCGGCGTCGTTCGCCGCTCAGGTGGCGCGCACACCGGAGGCGGCGGCGATCAGCTGTGCAGGCCGGTCGATGACCTATCGCGAGCTCGACGAGGCTTCGAACCGGTTGGCGCACTTGCTATCCGGCCACGGGGTAGGCCCGGGTGAGCGTGTGGCGCTGCTGCTGTCCCGTTCCGCCGAAGCCATCGTGGCCATTATGGCGGTGCTCAAGACCGGGGCGGCCTATCTGCCGATCGACCCCGCCCATCCCGACGCGCGAATCGGGTTCCTGCTCGCCGATGCCGGACCGATCGCCGCGATCAGCACCGCCGAGCTGGCCCACCGGCTGGACGGGCACGATCTGCTGGTCCTCGACGTCAACGATTCCGCGGTTGACAGCCAACCCAGCACGGCACTGCCGGCGCCGGCTGCCGAGGAGATCGCCTACCTCATCTACACCTCGGGCACCACCGGAGTGCCCAAGGGTGTGGCCATCACCCACCACAACGTCACCCAGCTGCTGGGGGCACTCGATGTCCGGATGGATCTGGCGGGACAGGTGTGGTCGCAGTGGCATTCCCTGGCCTTTGACGTCTCGGTCTGCGAAATGTGGGGCGCGCTGTTGTACGGGGGGCGGCTGGTGGTGGCGCCCGAGTCGGTCGCCCGTTCGCCGGAAGACTTCCACGCCTTGTTGGTCGCCGAACAGGTCACCGTGCTCAGCCAGACCCCGTCGGCGTTTTACGCGCTGCAAACCGCGGACGCGTTGCAGCCCGAGCTGGGACGCCAACTCAAGCTTGAGGCCGTGGTGTTCGCCGGCGAGGCGCTGGAACCCCAGCGTCTCGGGACATGGCTGCACCACCACCCGGGAACGCCGCGCCTGTTCAACCTGTATGGCACCACCGAGACGACGGTGCATGCCTCGTTCCGGGAGATCGTCCACGGCGACGCCGAGAATGCTTCAAGTCCCGTCGGGGTGCCGCTGGCCCATCTTGGCTTCTTCGTGCTGGACGCGTCGTTGCGTCCGGTGCCGGCCGGGGTGGTCGGGGAGTTGTACGTCGCCGGCACCGGGGTCGGGATTGGCTACGTGGGCCGGGCCGCTTTGACCGGGTCGCGGTTCGTGGCCTGCCCCTTCGGCGGCGCGGGCGCGCCCGGACACCGCATGTACCGCACCGGGGACCTGGTGAGTTGGGGGACCGATGGTCAGCTCCGTTACCTGGGCCGCGCCGACGAGCAAGTCAAGATCCGCGGGTACCGCATCGAACTCGGTGAGATCCGGGCGGCGCTGGCCGCACTCGACGGTGTCGAGCAGGCGGTCGTGATCGCTCGCGAGGACCGCCCCGGCGACAAGCGCCTGATCGGCTACATCACCGGGACAGCAGAGCCGGCCGAGACGCGCTCCGGCCTGGCCGAGCGGCTGCCGGCCTACATGGTGCCTGCGGCAGTCGTGGCACTTGACGCGTTGCCGTTGACCGCCAACGGCAAACTGGACAGGCGCGCCCTGCCGGCACCGGAATACACCGAGGGCGATGGCTACCGCGCCCCGGCCACCCTCACCGAGGAGATCCTGGCCGGCGTCTACGCCGACGTCCTCGGGCTCGAGCGGGTCGGAGTCGACGACTCCTTCTTCGACCTGGGCGGGGATTCGCTGTCGGCGATGCGCCTGATCGCCGCGATCAACGCCAGCCTGGACGCGAACCTTGCGGTGCGCACCCTGTTCCACGCGCCGACGGTGAGAAGCCTGAGCCGGCAATTGGGCCAAGATGCCAGCGAGATCGAAGTGGTCCCAGTCGAGTTCCTCAAGGAGGGCACCGGTGATCCGTTGTTCTGCATTCACCCCGGGGGCGGGCTGGTCTGGCCGTATCACGCTCTAGGTAATTACCTGGACTGCCCGATCGTCGGCATTCAACAAATCCCGCAAAATGGCGAGGTCGAAGCGGCGTCAATCCGCGATATGGCGAGAAACTATGCCGACCGGATCCAGGGGATTGATCCTGCCGGGCCCTACCACCTTCTCGGCTGGTCTTTTGGGGGCGTCGTCGCCCACGAGATCGCCATCGAGCTTCAGCGTCGCGGATGCTCGGTCGCGCACCTTATCCTTCTCGACGCTCTACGTATCGATAGCGGTGCGAGTCTGCCAGCCATGGGTGAGCAGGACGTGCTGGAAGAGGTTTTGCGGTTCTGTCATATAGACGTTCCCGTTCGGGATGCGCCGCTTACCTACGAACGGGTCGAGGAACTACTTCGCGAACGAGGCATTGTCGAATTCGCCCGATACAAACAGCTTTTGGATCTGGGCGTGCACAACATCGACAGCAACCGCGCGTTGTCTGAAGGCCACGAACCCGGTGTCTTCGATGGGGATGTGACCATATTCTCCGCTGTGGGGGATGAGGGCGATCAGAGTTTGCCTCCTCGGCAGAGTTGGCGACCCTACGTCACGGGCGACATCAACAGCTACCCGGTCGACTGTGGGCACCAAGAAATGATGAATCCCGAATCGCTCGGCCTGTATGGCCGACAACTCAAATTCCTCTTGGAACCCGAAGGCGCGCGCACAGAATGA
- a CDS encoding MbtH family protein — protein sequence MSTNPFDDDNGSFCVLMNDEEQHSLWPAFAEIPAGWQMVYGEADRAACLEYIEQNWPDIRPKTLRKKLAERQGSGK from the coding sequence ATGAGTACCAATCCGTTCGACGACGACAACGGCAGCTTTTGCGTCCTGATGAACGACGAAGAGCAGCACAGCCTGTGGCCGGCCTTTGCCGAAATTCCGGCCGGCTGGCAGATGGTTTACGGCGAAGCGGATCGCGCCGCCTGCCTGGAGTACATCGAGCAGAACTGGCCCGACATCCGGCCGAAGACCCTTCGAAAGAAGCTGGCAGAGCGCCAGGGTTCTGGCAAGTAA